GTCCAGACATCAACATCAGACGTGTTTAGAAATCAGACACTGTTTGCTCCAGGTCTGTTCAGTACGACGGTTGTTCAAGTTAAAAGCCTTGGTACTAATACTATGTCTAGCATACCAGCACAAGCCATGTTTAGCAAAACCATAAAAGATGGAGTGAGCCACCCTCAAACAGCCTCCATCACGAAGAGAGTGAGAAGGCGGAAGACTGGCCGCAAGGGCCACTCGAACAAGTCACGTGCACCACAGCTGCAGGCTAACTCCAGGACTCGCACAAAAACTCAGAGTGTGAATGTTCACGTACAGGAGTCGATTGGCTGGACAACTTCACAGGTAAGACGGAGGTCAGCACTGTGAAGTCATTGAAGTTAagggtgggagagggggagagggaggggctTGCTTGGTTGTCTGAACTATTGGCGATAATTAACCGTTAAGTTCACCTATTAGCGTGCCAAAGAACGAGCGAATACATTGTGTAGGCTGCGAGATGAAAGGCGATTGAGCAGACAGTTGtagaatatttaatatttcaaacTAACTTTGGGTTGTAGGATACTTAATATTGTAAACTTCGTTTAGTTTATAAAATACTTAATAGAATgcttgatgtttaaaaaaaattacaatctTAGCCGTGCTTTCGTTGCTGCTCTCTGGGTCATCGTTTGCAGACGTTCTCAGCATCGCCGGTATCTGCGATAACAACAACAGAGAAACAGCCGTTATCAGAGACCGAGACAACAGCGCAGCAGACAGGAGCACGCGCACTGCCAAAGGGCTTCCTGTTGCCTGAATCAGCAGCCTCTTCAAAGCAAGTCAGACCAGCCATAAATGATAGAGGTACCGACCTGGCAAAACTGCCACTAGAAAGTCAGATCTTTGATGGAGCTCAGCACAGTTGTATGTCTGACGAGCATTTCATGGGCAGGATTGCACATGATTCTGTTGGTCGCAGCCTCATCTAAACATGGCCCACAGAATTCGCATGTTGACAGGGCTATAATTATTACACGATCTCTCACTTtttactttcacattttttagtCCGTAATTTTCACTTGCGAACAGGAACATGTCAGTGTTGATCAGTAGCTGTGTTGATCAACTGCTTGATAGCTTTGATCTCTTAGTTGCTGTGTCCTTGATTCTGTGTATACGACTTTGTTTCTTGCAAGTGTCGCTCACTCTGTGACCTGTACCATAAATGCCATGGATATCACAACACTTTGATTTTGACTTGTGTAAGGTGTCACTTTGCGTTCTGGGGTCAGTCTCGGTCTCACGCAAGCGTACGTTGACGTCATCTCGTCTGTCCGGAGCGTGCTGTTGGTGGCTGACGAGGAGTTGACTAGGCACAGCGATTGCAGCGACTTGCAGCGTTTCTGGGAGGCCGATTTCACCAACATCACCATGTCCCCCGCTACCTGGGCCTCTGTCGATATTTGGGAGTGACCGCCTACAGCCACCTCCTTGCTTCAATCTCCTGTTTTTATACCTCTAGTCTTGCCAGCAGCAGTTTGAAGAGTTTGGTGTTGGTTAGTTGAAGGAGTAAGGGACATACAAACGGCTTGAGAGGATATCAATGTTGTGTACTTCACATTACTCTGTTAACgagttttcatttttgctttttgtgactttttttttcaaacgaaaCAGTTAATAACTTACACTTCTTTTATTGCCGTTTTATGATGTCACTTGTGTGATGCAGTTTAAATGTGGTGCAGATGGATATTTTCTTTGCTGGCGGTCTTCGCGCGTCAGACATCTCCTGTATCTGTGCGGATCATAGTCACCTCTCTAATAAATACCCCAAGAAGTGGCAAAGGTAAAATGGCGCAAATATGTCTGCTTTGTTCATATGACCAGAAATAACATTGGGAGACGCTCCTTTAAGACATCTTGGATGGGAGTGGACATGGCGGTCGACAGAGAAACTGACTTAGACCGGATAAACTCAACATGCCAGACCTGCCAGCCGCCGCTCACGATAGGGACAATCATCCAATCCCTACCATGACTAATACAGGTCACATGACTAGACTCGA
This window of the Pomacea canaliculata isolate SZHN2017 linkage group LG4, ASM307304v1, whole genome shotgun sequence genome carries:
- the LOC112563319 gene encoding uncharacterized protein LOC112563319 codes for the protein MRRLSSRNHKSTSNYTPDHACDDLADEEQPSIVGKLTGTTVSTQMKTLRSKRPAVQQKRKKRKCQERPELCFSGGRLKTSNDQGTPSNLQDVCTSTNVMSLKTLLLSGLQRTTTHASLHHTSTSSDISACSENPATVLWPGKSCRPTGTTDGNGTALDDDLTKGKSYAKSEEIPKLSVFTQCNENVVPCDENLAYRRHEALSSVQTSTSDVFRNQTLFAPGLFSTTVVQVKSLGTNTMSSIPAQAMFSKTIKDGVSHPQTASITKRVRRRKTGRKGHSNKSRAPQLQANSRTRTKTQSVNVHVQESIGWTTSQTFSASPVSAITTTEKQPLSETETTAQQTGARALPKGFLLPESAASSKQVRPAINDRGVTLRSGVSLGLTQAYVDVISSVRSVLLVADEELTRHSDCSDLQRFWEADFTNITMSPATWASVDIWE